From the genome of Oligoflexus sp., one region includes:
- a CDS encoding efflux RND transporter periplasmic adaptor subunit has protein sequence MRSKRTIGMVLGIFAAALVIWLIAGRSKTGTIAGNEKKEEHDHEEEGHDETVPLTDEQIKAAGIQWVTAGPGELNIEVSLPGEVRLNADNLSHIVPRFAGAITQIRKNLGDKVTRGEVLAVIESNESLASYEIKSLTAGTIIQKHATIGEVIPENSEVFVVANLDTVWIDMNVYPKDLPYMKEGEAVRILGPAKGLESEGKIAYVGPIVSEHTRTAMARVVIPNKNGKWRPGMFVTAKVAVDRLPASIVAPKESVQNVEGKPSIFVKTEKGFLPKPVTLGREDAKNYEIVDGLEAGDQLVTEGAFVLKAEKGKSEAEHED, from the coding sequence ATGAGAAGCAAGAGAACAATCGGAATGGTTTTGGGAATTTTCGCTGCAGCTCTTGTGATCTGGCTTATTGCCGGCCGGTCCAAAACCGGGACAATCGCGGGCAACGAAAAGAAGGAAGAACATGACCATGAGGAAGAAGGGCACGATGAAACCGTCCCGCTGACGGATGAGCAAATCAAGGCCGCCGGGATCCAATGGGTGACGGCTGGTCCAGGGGAATTGAATATCGAGGTTTCGTTACCCGGGGAAGTGCGTTTGAACGCCGATAACCTCTCGCACATCGTTCCACGGTTTGCGGGGGCCATTACCCAAATCAGAAAAAATCTAGGCGATAAGGTTACCAGAGGTGAAGTCCTGGCTGTCATTGAAAGCAATGAAAGTCTGGCGAGCTATGAGATCAAATCCTTGACCGCCGGAACGATCATCCAAAAGCACGCGACGATAGGTGAAGTTATTCCAGAAAACAGCGAGGTGTTCGTCGTCGCAAACCTGGACACCGTCTGGATCGATATGAATGTCTATCCCAAAGACCTTCCTTACATGAAGGAAGGGGAAGCTGTCCGCATCCTGGGGCCGGCGAAGGGCCTGGAGTCGGAAGGCAAGATTGCTTATGTGGGTCCAATCGTGAGCGAGCACACCAGGACAGCGATGGCTCGCGTCGTCATACCGAACAAGAATGGGAAGTGGCGTCCTGGAATGTTCGTCACAGCCAAAGTCGCTGTCGATCGTTTGCCTGCTTCCATTGTCGCTCCCAAGGAGTCGGTGCAGAATGTCGAGGGCAAGCCATCGATCTTTGTGAAGACCGAGAAGGGCTTTTTGCCCAAGCCCGTTACTTTGGGACGCGAAGATGCCAAAAATTATGAAATCGTCGATGGTCTGGAGGCCGGCGATCAGCTCGTAACTGAAGGAGCCTTTGTACTGAAAGCTGAAAAAGGCAAATCCGAAGCGGAGCATGAAGATTAA